One region of Gottschalkia purinilytica genomic DNA includes:
- the topA gene encoding type I DNA topoisomerase yields the protein MAKSLVIVESPAKAKTISKFLGRNYKVKASVGHVRDLPKSKLGINIDEYFEPEYITIRGKGPVIKELKSEAKKVDKVFLATDPDREGEAISWHLANILQIDDSEQVRIEFNEITKNAIQNAIKKPRKINKDLVDAQQARRVLDRLVGYKISPLLWKKVKKGLSAGRVQSIATKLVCDREKEIEQFEPKEYWTIDATLSKGKSKYVASFYGKKTNNKEEKVELSTKEQVDDIISLVSKEKFIVEDVKKGKRKRNPYLPYTTSSLQQDAHKRIGFSTKKTMIIAQQLYEGIDVKGEGSIGLISYIRTDSTRISEEAIKNVKEFVNNEYGKEYVSTEKRKSKKKDIQDAHEAIRPTSVFRTPESIKESLSKDQYKLYKLIWDRFVASQMSPALYETLTIKISAGDYIFKCSGSKIVFEGFLKVYNITDEDKDIILPDLKVGEESKLIKLDPKQHFTQPPPRYTEASLVKTLEELGIGRPSTYAPTISTILSRGYVVLEKKSFVPTELGSLVTDLLIDYFKNIINEEFTADMEESLDKIEEGELEWKKVIESFYNNFKKDLEIAENEISKIEIKEEETDVLCEKCGRNMVVKLGRYGKFLACPGYPECKNAKPFVEDLGIDCPKCDGKIVERRSKKGRKFFGCSNYPECDFVSWDKPIDEKCPKCNNLLMEKNTKKGKTIKCINNECDYKKQTD from the coding sequence ATGGCAAAATCTTTAGTTATAGTCGAGTCACCGGCAAAAGCAAAGACGATATCAAAGTTTTTAGGAAGAAATTATAAAGTAAAGGCGTCTGTAGGACATGTAAGAGATTTACCTAAAAGTAAATTAGGTATTAATATAGATGAATATTTTGAGCCAGAATATATTACTATCAGAGGGAAAGGTCCTGTAATAAAAGAACTCAAAAGTGAAGCAAAGAAGGTAGATAAAGTATTCTTAGCAACTGACCCTGATAGAGAAGGTGAAGCTATATCTTGGCATTTAGCTAATATATTGCAAATAGATGATAGTGAGCAAGTTAGGATAGAATTCAATGAAATAACAAAAAATGCAATACAAAATGCTATTAAGAAACCTAGAAAGATAAATAAAGATTTAGTTGATGCACAACAAGCTAGAAGAGTATTAGACAGATTAGTTGGTTATAAAATAAGTCCTCTATTATGGAAAAAGGTAAAAAAAGGACTAAGTGCAGGTAGGGTGCAATCTATAGCAACTAAATTAGTATGTGATAGAGAAAAAGAGATAGAACAGTTTGAGCCAAAAGAATACTGGACTATAGATGCAACTTTATCAAAGGGTAAAAGTAAATATGTTGCTTCCTTTTATGGTAAAAAAACAAATAACAAAGAAGAAAAAGTTGAACTTAGTACAAAAGAACAAGTAGACGATATTATATCTTTAGTTTCAAAGGAAAAGTTTATAGTAGAAGATGTTAAGAAAGGTAAGAGAAAAAGAAATCCTTATTTACCTTATACTACGAGTAGTTTGCAACAAGATGCTCATAAAAGAATAGGATTCTCTACTAAAAAAACTATGATAATAGCTCAACAATTATATGAAGGTATAGATGTAAAAGGAGAAGGAAGTATTGGTCTTATATCATATATAAGAACAGATTCAACAAGAATATCAGAGGAAGCTATAAAGAATGTAAAAGAATTTGTAAATAATGAATATGGAAAAGAATATGTTTCAACAGAAAAAAGAAAATCAAAGAAAAAAGATATACAAGATGCACATGAGGCTATAAGACCTACATCTGTGTTTAGAACACCAGAATCCATAAAAGAATCTTTAAGTAAAGATCAATATAAGCTTTATAAACTTATTTGGGATAGATTTGTAGCTAGTCAAATGAGTCCAGCATTATATGAAACTTTAACTATAAAAATTAGCGCAGGTGACTATATATTTAAATGCAGTGGATCAAAAATAGTTTTCGAAGGGTTTTTAAAGGTTTATAATATTACTGATGAGGATAAAGATATTATTCTACCAGATCTTAAGGTTGGAGAAGAATCAAAATTAATAAAATTAGATCCAAAACAACATTTTACACAGCCGCCACCGAGATATACAGAGGCATCATTAGTAAAGACATTAGAAGAATTAGGAATAGGAAGACCTAGTACATATGCTCCTACTATAAGCACTATACTGAGTAGGGGATATGTAGTACTTGAAAAAAAGAGCTTTGTTCCTACTGAATTGGGTAGTTTGGTAACAGATTTATTAATAGATTATTTTAAAAACATTATAAATGAAGAGTTTACTGCTGATATGGAAGAGAGTCTAGACAAAATAGAAGAAGGTGAACTAGAGTGGAAAAAAGTTATTGAAAGTTTTTACAATAACTTTAAAAAAGATTTAGAAATTGCAGAAAATGAGATAAGTAAAATAGAAATAAAAGAAGAAGAAACAGATGTCTTATGTGAGAAATGCGGAAGAAATATGGTGGTGAAACTAGGGAGGTACGGAAAATTTTTAGCTTGTCCAGGATATCCAGAATGTAAAAATGCAAAACCATTTGTAGAAGACTTAGGAATAGATTGTCCTAAATGTGATGGTAAAATAGTAGAGAGAAGATCTAAAAAAGGAAGAAAGTTTTTTGGATGTAGTAATTATCCTGAATGTGATTTTGTATCTTGGGATAAACCTATAGATGAAAAATGTCCTAAATGCAATAATTTGCTTATGGAGAAAAACACCAAAAAGGGTAAGACGATTAAGTGTATAAATAATGAATGTGATTATAAAAAACAAACAGATTAA
- the hslV gene encoding ATP-dependent protease subunit HslV produces the protein MLKGTTIIAVKKGERTAIAGDGQVTFGDKTVMKHSAKKVRKIYNDKVVIGFAGSVSDALTLAEMLEEKLEQNGGNLKRASVELAREWRRDKVMAKLEAMLIASDKENLLVISGTGEVIEPDDGVVAIGSGGSYALAAGKALIMYSDLDISDIAKEALLIASSICVYTNNNISIEEL, from the coding sequence ATGTTGAAAGGAACTACTATTATTGCAGTTAAAAAAGGTGAAAGGACTGCTATAGCCGGTGATGGACAAGTTACATTTGGAGATAAGACGGTTATGAAACATTCAGCTAAAAAAGTAAGAAAGATATATAATGATAAGGTTGTAATTGGATTTGCGGGATCTGTTTCAGATGCTCTTACTCTTGCAGAAATGCTAGAAGAAAAACTAGAGCAAAATGGTGGAAACTTGAAAAGAGCTTCTGTAGAACTTGCTAGAGAATGGCGAAGAGATAAAGTAATGGCGAAGTTAGAAGCAATGTTAATAGCATCAGATAAGGAAAACCTTTTAGTTATATCTGGAACAGGAGAAGTTATTGAGCCTGATGACGGAGTAGTTGCTATAGGATCAGGTGGTAGCTATGCTTTAGCTGCTGGAAAAGCACTTATAATGTACTCTGATTTGGATATAAGTGATATAGCTAAAGAAGCTTTATTAATTGCTTCTTCTATATGTGTATATACAAATAATAATATCTCCATTGAAGAGTTGTAA
- the hslU gene encoding ATP-dependent protease ATPase subunit HslU, translating to MKELTPKQIVSELDKYIIGQKNAKKSVAIALRNRYRRSLLDEEFQEEVKPKNILMVGPTGVGKTEIARRLSKLVKAPFVKIEATKFTEVGYVGRDVDSMIRDLVEISIRMIKTEKIEEVYDKARKLADDKIVEILIPSSPKKNNFNNPLEAFFSSSLNNSEDNTEDTNNFNIQQQRKEFKERLLNNELDNQIIEIEVEENRNNAMDMLGGAGLEELNINFNDLFGGLIPTKLKKRKVTIKEARKIIADQEAQKLIDMDDVTTLGIKRAEEHGIIFIDEIDKIAVKGSSSGPDVSREGVQRDILPIVEGCTVMTKYGPVRTDHVLFIAAGAFHVAKTTDLIPEIQGRFPIRVVLENLTEENFKEILVKPQNALTKQYELLLRTEGINIKFSDNSLDEIAKIAFILNQESENIGARRLHTLLEQLLEDISFEAPDIENKDIIIDENYVRQKLNPNIQGKDVSKYII from the coding sequence ATGAAAGAGTTAACACCAAAACAAATTGTATCTGAGTTAGATAAGTATATAATAGGTCAGAAAAACGCTAAGAAATCAGTTGCAATAGCACTAAGAAATAGATATAGAAGAAGTCTTTTAGATGAGGAATTTCAAGAAGAAGTTAAACCTAAAAATATACTAATGGTTGGACCAACCGGAGTAGGTAAAACTGAAATAGCTAGAAGACTCTCCAAACTAGTAAAAGCTCCATTTGTAAAAATAGAAGCTACAAAATTTACTGAGGTTGGATATGTAGGTAGAGATGTTGATTCTATGATAAGAGATTTAGTTGAAATTTCTATTAGAATGATCAAAACAGAAAAAATAGAGGAAGTTTATGATAAAGCTAGAAAATTAGCAGATGATAAAATAGTTGAAATTTTGATTCCAAGTTCTCCTAAAAAGAATAATTTCAATAATCCGCTAGAAGCTTTTTTTAGTAGTAGTTTAAATAATTCTGAGGATAATACAGAAGATACTAATAATTTTAATATTCAACAGCAAAGAAAAGAGTTTAAGGAAAGACTTCTAAATAACGAATTAGACAATCAAATAATAGAAATCGAAGTTGAGGAAAATAGAAATAATGCTATGGATATGTTAGGTGGAGCAGGACTAGAAGAATTAAATATAAACTTTAATGACTTATTTGGAGGATTAATACCAACTAAACTTAAAAAGAGAAAGGTAACTATAAAAGAAGCAAGAAAAATAATAGCAGATCAAGAAGCTCAAAAGTTAATTGATATGGATGATGTAACAACACTGGGTATAAAAAGAGCAGAAGAACATGGTATTATATTCATAGATGAAATAGATAAAATTGCTGTAAAAGGATCAAGTTCAGGACCAGATGTTTCTAGAGAAGGAGTACAGAGAGATATTCTTCCTATAGTAGAAGGATGTACTGTTATGACTAAATATGGTCCTGTTAGAACAGATCATGTATTATTTATTGCAGCAGGTGCATTTCATGTTGCTAAAACTACTGATTTAATACCAGAAATACAAGGTAGATTTCCAATAAGAGTTGTTCTTGAGAACTTAACAGAAGAGAACTTTAAGGAGATATTAGTTAAGCCTCAAAATGCTCTTACAAAACAGTATGAATTATTACTACGAACTGAAGGTATAAACATAAAATTTAGTGATAACTCATTAGATGAAATAGCCAAAATTGCATTCATACTAAATCAAGAAAGTGAGAATATAGGTGCTAGAAGACTTCATACTTTATTAGAACAATTATTAGAGGATATATCGTTTGAAGCACCAGATATTGAAAATAAAGATATAATTATAGATGAAAATTACGTAAGACAAAAGTTAAATCCGAATATACAAGGGAAAGATGTATCAAAATACATCATATAG
- the codY gene encoding GTP-sensing pleiotropic transcriptional regulator CodY: protein MGESLLQKTRRLNKILQNSGSEPVSFEELSNTLSEILEANVYISNIKGKVLGFALHEGFDCGILQSEIVKEKRFPKEYHDELLKVSETSENIQEISECVFDQISQCPYPNKIATVIPIRSGGTRLGTLVLARFGREFTEDDLVLAEYSATVVGMEILRAKNEAIEEEARKKAVIQMAIGTLSYSELEAVEHIFKELDGNEGLLVASKIADRVGITRSVIVNALRKFESAGLIESRSLGMKGTHIKVLNNRLLDELKNLN, encoded by the coding sequence ATGGGAGAAAGCTTACTCCAAAAAACAAGAAGATTAAATAAAATTCTACAAAACTCAGGATCAGAACCTGTATCTTTTGAGGAACTAAGTAATACTCTTAGTGAAATACTAGAGGCTAATGTATATATATCAAATATAAAAGGAAAAGTTTTAGGATTTGCATTACATGAAGGATTTGATTGTGGAATACTTCAAAGCGAAATAGTTAAAGAAAAAAGATTTCCTAAAGAGTATCATGATGAGTTGTTAAAAGTTTCAGAAACTAGTGAGAATATACAAGAAATTTCTGAATGTGTATTTGATCAAATATCACAATGTCCATATCCAAATAAAATAGCTACAGTAATACCTATAAGAAGTGGTGGAACTAGACTAGGAACTTTAGTATTAGCCAGATTTGGAAGAGAATTCACAGAAGATGATCTGGTCTTAGCTGAATATAGTGCTACAGTCGTAGGCATGGAAATACTAAGAGCTAAGAATGAAGCCATAGAAGAAGAAGCTAGAAAAAAAGCTGTTATTCAAATGGCAATAGGAACACTATCATATTCAGAACTAGAAGCCGTAGAACATATATTTAAAGAATTAGATGGAAATGAAGGATTATTAGTAGCTAGTAAAATTGCAGATAGAGTGGGTATAACAAGATCGGTTATAGTAAATGCATTAAGAAAGTTTGAAAGTGCAGGACTTATAGAGTCAAGATCGTTAGGAATGAAAGGGACACATATAAAAGTATTAAATAATAGGCTATTAGATGAATTAAAAAATTTAAATTAA
- the flgB gene encoding flagellar basal body rod protein FlgB — translation MLSKIYGQTNILKAALDGSSAKDKAIANNMSNVNTPGYKRLDVDFEGQLKKILTTEGKLQLQKTHQGHIGDNNSIENFNPNTQQYKNISVKRDKNGVNMDVEMAEMAKNTIMYNALITQISRKFNSIKTVISEGGK, via the coding sequence GTGCTAAGTAAAATCTATGGTCAGACAAATATTTTAAAAGCAGCACTAGATGGTTCGTCAGCAAAAGATAAAGCAATAGCAAACAATATGTCTAATGTAAATACACCAGGATATAAACGGTTAGATGTAGATTTTGAAGGACAGTTAAAAAAAATACTAACTACAGAAGGAAAATTACAACTACAGAAAACTCATCAAGGTCACATAGGAGATAATAATAGTATAGAAAATTTTAATCCTAATACTCAACAATATAAAAATATATCTGTTAAAAGAGATAAAAATGGAGTAAACATGGATGTAGAAATGGCTGAAATGGCAAAAAACACAATAATGTATAATGCTCTAATTACACAGATATCGAGAAAGTTTAATTCAATAAAAACAGTTATAAGTGAGGGAGGAAAGTAG
- the flgC gene encoding flagellar basal body rod protein FlgC produces the protein MFSSINISASGLTAERTRMDVISKNIANANTTRTSSGKPYRRQMPLFKEREGESFSSYLSKESDKLFNKNGVKVSGIIEDKTPFKKVYDPGHPDADQNGYVEMPNVDIVTEMVDMITATRAYEANMTAINSAKSMAMKALEIGR, from the coding sequence ATGTTTAGTTCAATTAACATAAGTGCTTCTGGGCTAACTGCAGAAAGAACAAGAATGGATGTAATATCTAAAAATATAGCAAATGCTAACACAACTAGGACAAGTAGTGGAAAGCCATATAGAAGACAAATGCCTTTATTTAAAGAAAGAGAAGGAGAATCTTTTTCATCATATTTATCAAAAGAATCTGATAAATTATTTAACAAAAACGGAGTAAAAGTATCTGGAATAATTGAAGATAAAACTCCATTTAAAAAGGTATATGATCCAGGACATCCAGACGCAGATCAAAATGGATATGTTGAAATGCCAAATGTAGATATAGTTACTGAAATGGTAGATATGATAACAGCTACTAGAGCATATGAAGCTAATATGACAGCAATAAATTCAGCAAAATCTATGGCAATGAAAGCTTTAGAAATAGGTAGATAA
- the fliE gene encoding flagellar hook-basal body complex protein FliE, with protein sequence MKVNNIINDFGNINSKSNVTQGNTDINFSDYLKQALDKVNDLQLEADNQNLLLATGQVENIHDVTIASEKAKIALDLTMAVRNKVVDAYREIMRMQI encoded by the coding sequence ATGAAAGTAAATAATATAATTAATGATTTTGGAAACATAAATTCTAAGTCTAATGTAACACAAGGCAATACAGATATTAATTTTAGCGATTATCTAAAACAAGCTTTAGATAAAGTAAATGATTTACAATTAGAAGCAGATAATCAGAACCTACTTTTAGCTACAGGTCAAGTTGAAAACATACATGATGTAACTATAGCATCAGAAAAAGCTAAAATAGCATTGGATTTGACTATGGCTGTAAGAAATAAAGTTGTAGATGCTTATAGAGAAATAATGAGAATGCAAATCTAA
- the fliF gene encoding flagellar basal-body MS-ring/collar protein FliF yields MGETFERIRNQLNEFWQGLDKSKKIKLGVASLLLIVGITGIIYFTTRTKYEVLYDNLTPKEAGEITKKLDEQGITWKQENKGNTLLVPTEMRDKAKMDLAVEGLPKERYSFDNAFSDIDWTTTEFDKKQKMKYALENSLAKDISSMDGIESAEVHMKVPEDSGYVIKETDKPTASVYLTLDKNTPIKVSKIKGIQHLVANAVGGMEAQDVSIIDNKGKLLSDNKGNDEIDDLNNQLAIQQAMQEKLNTSIKEFLEKAFGPGNVDIRTSIKMNFDTEVTNVKEFKPPIEGSEEGIPRSKEESEESMDNVSGGQVPGTETNAQDQAPEYVQTETGSNKYNKNNSTINYEINETNKQVKRGPGEIESVSVAVLINEDVIGEGLTDEKKKEITNLVSNATAGARTEQVEVSAISFNNGQAKSEESTESDGGLPLWAWMLVGALALAGVSGAVIYRRKKLQEAEELEQEELENIMEDTISEIPEMEEIDFGSEKSQMKEQISKFIDKKPEMVAQLLRTWLNEE; encoded by the coding sequence GTGGGGGAGACATTTGAACGAATCAGAAACCAGCTAAATGAATTTTGGCAAGGGCTTGATAAAAGCAAGAAAATTAAACTAGGAGTAGCTAGCTTATTATTAATAGTAGGTATAACAGGAATCATATATTTTACTACTAGAACTAAATATGAAGTTTTATATGATAACTTAACACCAAAAGAAGCTGGAGAAATAACTAAAAAGCTAGATGAACAAGGTATAACATGGAAACAGGAAAATAAAGGAAATACCCTACTAGTTCCTACTGAAATGAGGGACAAGGCTAAAATGGATTTAGCTGTGGAAGGACTTCCAAAAGAAAGATATAGTTTTGACAATGCTTTTAGCGATATAGACTGGACTACTACTGAATTTGATAAGAAGCAAAAAATGAAATATGCATTGGAAAACTCATTAGCAAAAGATATATCAAGTATGGATGGTATAGAAAGTGCTGAAGTACATATGAAAGTTCCAGAAGATAGTGGATATGTAATAAAAGAAACAGATAAGCCTACAGCATCTGTATATCTAACACTAGATAAGAATACACCTATAAAGGTTAGCAAAATAAAAGGGATTCAGCACTTAGTAGCTAATGCAGTAGGTGGAATGGAAGCACAAGATGTTTCTATAATTGATAACAAAGGAAAGTTATTAAGTGATAACAAAGGGAACGATGAGATAGATGATTTGAATAATCAACTAGCTATTCAACAAGCTATGCAAGAAAAACTTAATACAAGTATAAAAGAGTTTTTGGAAAAAGCATTTGGTCCTGGAAATGTTGATATAAGAACTAGTATAAAAATGAATTTTGATACAGAAGTTACAAATGTAAAAGAATTTAAACCACCTATAGAGGGTTCTGAAGAAGGAATACCTAGAAGTAAAGAGGAATCAGAAGAAAGCATGGATAATGTCTCAGGTGGACAAGTTCCAGGAACAGAAACAAATGCACAAGATCAGGCACCAGAATATGTTCAAACTGAAACAGGAAGTAATAAATATAATAAAAATAACTCAACAATTAACTATGAAATAAATGAAACTAACAAACAAGTTAAAAGAGGACCTGGAGAAATAGAATCTGTAAGTGTAGCAGTTCTTATAAATGAGGATGTAATAGGGGAAGGATTAACAGATGAGAAGAAAAAAGAAATAACTAATTTAGTTTCTAATGCTACAGCTGGTGCTAGAACTGAGCAGGTTGAAGTAAGTGCTATAAGCTTTAATAATGGACAGGCGAAATCAGAAGAATCTACTGAAAGTGATGGGGGATTACCTTTGTGGGCATGGATGTTAGTAGGAGCATTAGCTCTAGCAGGAGTATCAGGAGCAGTAATTTATAGAAGAAAGAAACTACAAGAAGCAGAAGAATTAGAACAAGAAGAATTAGAGAACATAATGGAAGATACAATTTCTGAAATACCAGAAATGGAAGAAATAGATTTTGGTTCAGAGAAATCACAAATGAAAGAACAAATTTCTAAGTTTATAGATAAAAAGCCTGAAATGGTAGCTCAATTATTAAGAACTTGGCTAAATGAAGAATAG
- the fliG gene encoding flagellar motor switch protein FliG, whose amino-acid sequence MSGKQKLSGKEKAAVLLITLGSQKSAEIFKHLNEEEIEELTLEIANMRMVSPEEKQMVLENFYELCLAQEYISEGGVGYAKDILEKALGSDKAVDIISRLTASLQVRPFEFARKVDPNQLLNYMQNEHPQTIALVLAYLGSSQSAQVLAKLPTDKQAEVAKRIATMDRTSPEVIKEVERVIEAKFSSMVSQDYTTAGGIDSIVAILNAVDRGTEKYIMEELELQDIELSEEIRKRMFVFEDIITLDNRSIQRFIREIDNNQWAIALKGASDEVKESIFGNMSKRLVEMIKEDMEFMGPVRLKDIEEAQQNIVNIIRKLEEEGEIVTPRGGDEVVV is encoded by the coding sequence ATGTCTGGAAAACAAAAATTAAGTGGAAAAGAAAAAGCAGCAGTATTATTAATCACTCTAGGATCTCAAAAATCTGCTGAAATATTTAAACATCTTAACGAAGAAGAAATAGAAGAACTAACGTTAGAAATAGCAAATATGAGAATGGTTTCTCCTGAAGAAAAACAAATGGTGTTAGAGAACTTTTATGAATTATGCTTAGCTCAAGAATATATCTCAGAAGGTGGAGTTGGATACGCAAAAGATATTCTTGAAAAAGCATTAGGTTCAGATAAAGCAGTTGATATAATAAGCAGACTAACAGCATCATTACAAGTAAGGCCATTTGAATTTGCTAGGAAAGTAGATCCTAATCAGCTATTAAATTATATGCAAAATGAGCATCCACAAACAATAGCTCTTGTTTTAGCTTACTTAGGTTCAAGTCAATCGGCTCAGGTACTTGCAAAATTACCTACAGATAAACAAGCCGAAGTAGCAAAGAGAATAGCTACTATGGATAGAACATCTCCAGAAGTTATAAAAGAAGTAGAGAGAGTAATAGAAGCAAAATTCTCGTCAATGGTATCACAAGACTATACTACAGCTGGAGGTATAGATTCTATAGTTGCTATCTTAAATGCAGTGGATAGAGGAACTGAAAAATATATCATGGAAGAGCTAGAGTTACAAGATATAGAACTAAGTGAAGAAATTAGAAAGAGAATGTTTGTATTTGAAGACATTATTACTCTTGATAATAGATCTATACAAAGATTCATTAGAGAAATTGATAATAATCAATGGGCTATTGCTCTTAAAGGTGCAAGTGATGAAGTTAAAGAGTCTATATTTGGAAATATGTCTAAACGTTTAGTTGAAATGATTAAAGAAGACATGGAGTTCATGGGCCCTGTAAGATTAAAAGATATAGAAGAAGCTCAACAAAATATTGTTAATATAATAAGAAAACTTGAAGAAGAGGGCGAAATTGTAACTCCTAGAGGAGGAGATGAAGTAGTTGTCTAG
- a CDS encoding FliH/SctL family protein gives MSSIIKSSQIVEIKDRTNVYKEARNIIDDTRKQQDDILNKAKEEAKRIIEQTIEKANNESEKILHNANEEAEKIKKKAKETGYEEGHQEGYDKGYNKGHDDGKKEGYEIGYGEGKEITDKLIEEANEIKKNYLQERDHILKSIEPDVIDLVIQTCEKIINKELDEKETIIDVIIKGINSLNSKDSLVIRVSKEDFNTAFESRQQILAKASLIEDVDIKLDANLIKGDCIIESSQGNADVSVGLQVEEMKKMIKGLLNGE, from the coding sequence TTGTCTAGTATAATAAAATCTTCTCAAATAGTAGAAATTAAAGATAGAACTAATGTGTATAAAGAAGCACGAAATATCATAGACGATACAAGAAAACAACAAGATGATATATTAAACAAGGCTAAAGAGGAAGCTAAACGAATCATAGAACAGACAATAGAAAAAGCAAATAACGAGTCAGAAAAGATACTACATAATGCAAATGAAGAAGCAGAGAAAATTAAAAAGAAGGCTAAAGAAACAGGATACGAAGAAGGGCACCAGGAAGGCTATGATAAAGGCTATAATAAAGGACATGATGATGGTAAAAAAGAAGGCTATGAAATTGGATATGGTGAAGGAAAAGAAATAACAGATAAATTAATAGAAGAAGCAAATGAAATAAAAAAGAACTATCTTCAAGAAAGAGATCATATATTAAAAAGTATAGAGCCAGATGTAATAGATTTAGTAATTCAGACTTGTGAAAAAATAATAAATAAAGAATTAGATGAAAAAGAGACTATAATAGATGTAATTATTAAAGGAATAAACAGTTTAAATAGTAAAGATAGTTTAGTAATTAGAGTATCAAAGGAAGATTTCAATACAGCTTTTGAATCAAGGCAACAAATACTTGCAAAAGCAAGCTTGATCGAAGATGTAGATATTAAGTTAGACGCTAACTTAATAAAGGGAGACTGTATAATAGAGTCTTCTCAAGGAAATGCAGATGTAAGTGTTGGGTTACAAGTAGAAGAGATGAAAAAAATGATAAAAGGCTTACTAAATGGTGAGTGA
- the fliI gene encoding flagellar protein export ATPase FliI: protein MDKINIKKYINAVSNNDFIRYSGNITKVTGLTIESQGPFASIGELCYIYPFNKCEPVSAEVVGFKDGKILLMPFGEMEGMGPGSTVVASGHSLRVNVGEELVGRILDGLGNPIDGKGPIKTDKYYSVSNSPPNPLNRKKISEVLPLGVKAIDGLLTCGKGQRVGIFAGSGVGKSTLMGMIARNAEADINVIGLIGERGREVREFIENDLREEGLKKSIVVVATSDQPALVRMKGALLTTAIAEYFRDRGNNVMMLMDSLTRFAMAQREIGLAIGEPPVTRGYTPSVFSIFPKLLERAGASDKGTITGLYTVLVDGDDMNEPITDTVRGILDGHIVLSRKLASQNHYPAIDVLQSVSRVMSNICTKEHVILSNQIKDILATYRESEDLINIGAYKKGSNKKIDNAIEVIDEVQNFLKQGILDKYNFEETCNILGSLMNNN, encoded by the coding sequence ATGGATAAAATAAATATAAAAAAATACATAAATGCTGTTAGCAATAATGACTTTATAAGATATAGTGGAAATATTACTAAAGTTACTGGATTAACTATAGAGTCTCAAGGCCCGTTTGCTAGCATAGGAGAACTATGCTACATATATCCGTTTAATAAATGTGAACCAGTTTCAGCAGAAGTTGTAGGATTTAAAGATGGAAAAATACTACTGATGCCATTTGGAGAAATGGAGGGAATGGGGCCAGGTAGTACTGTAGTTGCTAGTGGACACTCACTAAGGGTAAATGTTGGTGAAGAATTAGTTGGGAGAATATTAGATGGACTCGGAAACCCAATAGATGGGAAAGGTCCAATAAAAACTGATAAATATTACTCAGTATCTAACTCTCCTCCTAATCCACTTAATAGAAAAAAGATTTCAGAAGTATTGCCTCTTGGAGTTAAAGCTATAGATGGATTACTAACGTGCGGAAAAGGACAAAGGGTAGGAATCTTTGCAGGAAGTGGTGTTGGAAAAAGTACTCTTATGGGTATGATAGCTAGAAATGCAGAGGCAGATATAAATGTTATAGGTCTGATAGGAGAAAGGGGAAGAGAAGTTAGAGAATTCATAGAAAATGACTTAAGAGAAGAAGGACTAAAAAAATCAATAGTAGTAGTAGCAACCTCAGATCAGCCTGCTTTGGTCAGAATGAAAGGAGCACTACTTACAACTGCTATTGCTGAATACTTTAGAGATAGAGGTAATAATGTAATGATGTTAATGGATTCTTTGACGAGATTTGCAATGGCACAAAGAGAGATTGGACTAGCAATAGGTGAACCTCCTGTAACAAGGGGATATACACCTTCAGTGTTCTCTATATTTCCTAAGTTACTAGAAAGAGCAGGAGCTTCTGACAAAGGAACTATAACAGGATTATATACAGTATTAGTAGATGGTGATGATATGAATGAGCCAATTACAGATACGGTAAGGGGTATATTAGATGGACATATAGTGTTATCTAGAAAACTTGCAAGTCAAAATCATTATCCAGCAATAGATGTACTGCAAAGTGTAAGTAGGGTAATGTCAAATATATGTACTAAAGAACATGTGATATTGTCAAACCAAATTAAAGATATACTAGCAACCTATAGAGAATCAGAAGATTTAATAAATATAGGAGCATATAAGAAAGGTTCAAATAAAAAAATAGACAATGCAATTGAAGTTATAGATGAAGTACAAAACTTTTTAAAACAGGGGATACTTGATAAGTATAACTTTGAGGAAACTTGTAATATCTTAGGAAGTTTGATGAATAACAACTAA